Within Alkalilimnicola sp. S0819, the genomic segment GTTGTTCACCTTCGGCGAGACCCTGGGGGAAGTGGCGCTGGTGCCGGGCAGCGGCGGCGTGTTCCAGCTGTGGCTGGAGGGCGAGAAACTGTTCGATCGACGGGAGCAGGGACGTTTCCCCGAATCCAAGGAACTCAAACAGGCCGTGCGCGACCGGGTGGAGC encodes:
- a CDS encoding SelT/SelW/SelH family protein — protein: MASPRLEIHYCSQCRFILRASWLAQELLFTFGETLGEVALVPGSGGVFQLWLEGEKLFDRREQGRFPESKELKQAVRDRVEPGRDLGHSER